One Dromiciops gliroides isolate mDroGli1 chromosome 3, mDroGli1.pri, whole genome shotgun sequence DNA segment encodes these proteins:
- the ACAD8 gene encoding isobutyryl-CoA dehydrogenase, mitochondrial produces MLKHCSGRLGALLGSLRGGLQGPAWGSVRGISSCIDPSLGLDDVQKEFQKVAFDFASQEMAPQMAEWDQKEFFPVETMRKAAQLGFGGIYVRSDVGGSELSRLDASIIFEALATGCTSTTAYISIHNMCVWMIDSFGNEEQRHKFCPPLCSMEKLASYCLTEPGSGSDAASLMTLAKRQGDHYILNGSKAFISGGGESDIYVVMCRTGGPGPKGISCLIIEKGTPGLSFGKKEKKVGWNSQPTRSVILEDCAVPVANRIGNEGQGFLIAMKGLNGGRINVASCSLGAAHASLILARDHLNIRKQFGEPLANNQYLQFKLADMATRLVASRLMIRNAAVALQEDREDAVALCSMAKLFTTDECFTICNQALQMHGGYGYLKDYAVQQYVRDSRVHQILEGSNEVMRMLISRNLLQE; encoded by the exons ATGCTGAAGCACTGCAGCGGGCGCCTGGGTGCCCTGCTGGGCAGCCTGCGCGGGGGTCTTCAAGGTCCAGCCTGGGGAAGCGTCCGGGGCATCTCGTCCTGCATTGACC CTTCCTTGGGCCTTGATGATGTGCAGAAGGAGTTCCAGAAAGTGGCCTTTGACTTTGCCTCCCAGGAGATGGCCCCACAAATGGCAGAATGGGACCAGAAG GAGTTTTTCCCAGTGGAGACCATGAGGAAAGCAGCGCAGTTGGGCTTTGGTGGCATCTATGTTCGGTCTGATGTGGGCGGCTCAGAGCTCTCTCGGCTCGATGCCTCCATCATATTCGAGGCCTTGGCTACAGGTTGCACCAGCACCACGGCCTACATAAGCATCCACAA CATGTGTGTCTGGATGATCGACTCCTTTGGAAATGAAGAACAGAGGCACAAATTCTGCCCACCACTCTGCTCTATGGAGAAGCTTGCTTCCTACTGTCTGACTGAACCAG GAAGCGGGAGTGATGCTGCATCCCTTATGACCTTAGCCAAACGGCAAGGGGATCATTACATCCTTAATGGCTCCAAG GCTTTCATCAGTGGTGGTGGTGAATCAGACATCTATGTGGTCATGTGCCGGACTGGAGGACCAGGCCCTAAAGGGATCTCCTGCCTGATCATTGAAAAGGGGACCCCGGGCCTCAGCtttgggaagaaagagaagaag GTAGGGTGGAACTCCCAGCCAACAAGATCTGTGATCCTCGAAGACTGTGCTGTACCTGTGGCCAACAGGATTGGAAATGAGGGACAAGGTTTCCTTATTGCCATGAAAGGACTGAATGGAGGGAGGATCAATGTTG CCTCCTGCTCCCTTGGAGCTGCTCATGCTTCACTCATCTTGGCCCGAGACCACCTCAATATACGGAAGCAGTTTGGAGAACCCCTGGCCAACAACCAG TACTTGCAGTTCAAACTGGCTGACATGGCAACCCGGCTGGTGGCTTCCCGGCTAATGATCCGTAATGCAGCAGTGGCCTTGCAGGAGGATCGAGAAGATGCCGTGGCCCTCTGCTCTATGGCCAAACTCTTCACTACAGATGAGTGCTTCACA ATATGCAACCAGGCCTTGCAGATGCATGGTGGCTATGGCTACTTGAAGGATTATGCTGTTCAGCAGTATGTACGGGACTCTAGGGTCCACCAGATCTTGGAAG GTAGCAATGAAGTAATGAGGATGCTTATCTCACGGAACTTGCTTCAGGAATAA